GTGCCATTCCGGACACTACGCTTGCTCCGCACGAACATGGCAATAATATGCCAATCATTAATGCAAAATGCAAATTGTCAATATTTTTCCTGGCTGGGCAGGTACTTTTTAGGCATTACAAATTTAATTTCTGAAAAAATTGTATGAATAGAGACTTTACCTATTTTCCTTAAACGCTGTTCAGGAATCGCCGTGGGTGAGGCGGAAGGCAATGGGGACAATAATGGTGAGCCGGGTTTTATGGAGTGTCGGCGGAAAGGGCGGGAACGGCGCGGCGGCCAGGACGCATTCCCGGGCCTGGCGGTCCAGCAGGTGGTGGCCGGATGAGCTTACTATCCGTACACCACCCATCAGGGTGCCACTGGGGGCCAGGGTGAAGGAGACCCGGACTACACCTTCGTGACCCCGCTGGCGGGACAGCGCGGGGTATTTTTTATATTGTTGGAGCCGGGCCCGAATCCGACCCAGGTAGCGGCGTTCAGCATTGATCACCCCCCGAGAAGGTCCCTGGCCGGGCAGACCTGGGGGACCATGCGACCCCCGTCCTCGACCGCCGGGAATTCCGCGGCCGGCAGTTGGAGCCAGGCCTGACCCTGGGGCTGAGCCAGACTGCGACAGGATAGGGGACTTAGATTTAGGAAGCGGACGGACCCGGGGTTTAGGTGGAGCAGGTGAGAGGATTTTTCTGATTTTACGGGGTTGGGGGTGAAGCGCCTTCTTGACTTGGGGCCGGGTTTGGGGTGGGGGGGTTGCGTCTGGAGCAGGGGCGGCTCCTCCCAACTTATTAATAGAACTCCGAGAGGCAGTCAGCTTCAGCCGGTGGACCCTGACCGGAGGGACCGGTTTTTTCAGAGAACATACCCCGGTCTCTAGCAAAGCGATATGGAGGCCCAAGGAAAGAGCCAGAAACCAATAGATCGGATTATGGTAACGACTCACGGGACTTTCTCCCGGTCGTGGACCAGGCTAATGTCCTCAACGCCCAGTTCCTGGGCCAGGTCCAACACTTTAACAAAGTTGTGGTATTCGCTTCTGGCATCACCCCGGAAGGTGAGGCGTTTTTCTTTAAGTGCGGCCAGCCGGGTTTGGAGACGGTCCCTTAAATGGTCCTCTGGCACCGGCTCCTGATTGACATAAAAATTGCCCTGGCGATCGACCGACACCACCAGTTCCTGGGGCGGTGGATATTGTTGATTACGGGCCTGAGGCAGGGTTAGCTTCAGGGCCGGCATGACAAAGGTGGAACACAGCAGAAAGAAAATCAGCAACAAAAACACCACGTCCACCAGTGGGGCGATGTCAAGGCTGGGTAGACTGCGGCGGCGACGCAAAAAGGTCATGGCGATTTTTTCGGCGACAGGGGGAGGTACCCGGCCTTCCCGGAGTTTGGTTGGAGGCGTTCTCCTGACATCATCAAGGCTTCTTTGAGCCTTACCACCACGAATTCCATGTGATTCGCCATGCGTCCGGCCAGACTGTCAAAGTAATGGTAGGCCGCCAGGGTAGGCAGCGCCACCAGCAGGCCGAAGGCGGTGGTCAACAGGGCCTCCCAGATGCCGCCGGCCAGGGCGGTGACGTCGGCCTGGGTACCCAGTGCCTGCAATTGCCGGAAGGCCTGGATCATGCCGGTGACGGTGCCGAAGAGCCCCAACAGCGGGGTCAAATAACCAATGGTAGCCAGCCCCCGCAGGAAGCGCTCCACCCGTTCCATCTCTTCAGAGCCGCGTAATTTCACGATCTCCGATTGTAGTTCTGGTGGTTGCTGATAGGTCTCCAAGTAAGTCTGGGCCATGACCGCCAGAGGATCATGCCGTTGGCGGCAGAAATTCAGGGCCGAAGCCGGATTCTGGTCCTGCAACTGGGCCAGCAATTGGGCCATAAAACTCTTATAGTTATTCGAATAGCGCAAGAAGAAATAGGCCCGTTCTAGAATGATGGCCAAGGCCAGGATGGAACAGGCCAGAATCGGCCACATGATCGGACCGCCCTTGTCAAATAACGAGATCAATCTTTCTGCCTCGCCTCCCCAAGTCGTGGGAGATAATTCTCTATATTAAAAAAAATCCTTGAGTCTGCGACTCAAGGATTGCACCCAGCTTGCTTGATCCTTGGAGCTCCTAAGTTTACCATCCTCGGAGCCTGGTTTGCGCCTCATCCAACGTGAGGGCTGAAACCGAATTTACAGGCAGGTCTTCTGACTCCCGGATCACCCTAATCCCTGCGCCTTCCCCTGGCCCTATCCAGACAAGAGTGGCGGTTGAGCAGGTTTCGTTCCCGGTTACAGCGGCGGGACCATGCCGGACTCGCACCGGCTTCCCTATTAAGCCCTTAATGGCACCTGTAAAACTATATTTTAAATATCGACAAGATCCGGGCTGCTTGTCAAGCAAAAAAACTCTGAGATAGTTATCCGGCCGGCTTCCGAATTCCTAATACCGGCCCCTCAGGGTGCTGATTAGGCCTGGGGCCCCTAATTGACCATCGATGTTGAATTTCGGTCCCAGAAATTGCTCAATGACGAAGATGTTGGTCAGCAGGTGGGAGGTGATTTCTTCAGTACGAATAACTGAGGGGTCTTTAGCCAGGCCCAGATAAAGCACTATCTGGTCAGCCAGGTGGCAATCGACCGCGGCCCGTCGGGACTGGAATTTGAAGAAAGCATCGGCCACCTCATCGGCTACGGTCTCCGCCCGTTTACCCCGCGCTCCCAGGGCCGAAAATCCGGCTTGAGGACCCCAGAGAAAAACCAGACTGCCCGGGCCTGGGCTGGGGGCCTGAACCGGTTCGATCGGCACCGGCCAGCCCAGTCTGGCTGTTAATCGGTCCCGTTGGCGGTTAATCACGTGCTCTGGCAGGTTGGCAGCGGCAGATAGGCCCCGGAAAGCGGCGGTCTCCGGGGGCGTGGTCCAGTAGGCCGATTGGAAAGCTTTGGCGGGCTGGATATGCACCCGGATTTCACCCCCACCACGGGGATACCAACCCCACTTAAGCAATTCTAACCGGACCGACAGGCCCAGTTCCTGCAAGGCCGGAAAAAAAACCAGGGACAGATAATGCGCCGGAGGGCTCCAGGGCACATGGGTGCCGCCTTTCAGAGTCAATACTGCTGGGCTTGCAGCCAAGGCTAGGGGGGCCAACAAGGCTTGGGCGACCAGGGTGACTGAACCGGCACTCCTGGTGCGTTCGGCGACATCGAAGCTATAGTTGCCCGGAATGACGCCCCGGGGCTTAAAAGTGAGATCGGTAGAGCCGATTTCCGCGCCCCTGATTTCGGCCTGGGTAATGCGGGCCAAGGCCTGCACCGCGGTCAGATGCTGCGGCCGTAGTCCCGGTTTCGGACGGCGAGCGCGAATATTTTCAATCCTCACTGACTGGCCCCGCAGGGCCGCCAAAGAAAGGGCGGTCCTCAAGATCTGACCGCCCCCTTCGCCATAAGAGCCGTCTACAACTAACATAAATCAGGGAGAATTAATCTTCCAAAATAAAAATCACTTCCATCCGCACCCGGAAGGCATCTATTTTACCTTCCTTGACACTCACCCGTTGTTCCGCAATCCGCAGACCAGTAATGCCCCGCAAAGTTTTATTTGCCCTTTCAAACCCGACCCTGACAGCATCTTCAAAGCTGGTAGGGGATTCGGCGATGATGTGAGTCACCCGGGCCACATTATTCTGATTTGCCATCTGGTTGCCTCCTTTGGGTGGTTGCCTTGCCAACAGCAAGGTTGGCCTGGAGATCTTCCTGAATTTTGCCTCACTAACTACAGACAACATAAGAATCATGAAATAAGATGGCAAGAGGCAAAATCCAATAAGGACCGCATTAGAAAATGTCCAGGCAAAAACGGCAGGCTGAAATCAGAATTTTACCACCAAGAAATTATTACTGTTTGCGGTGATCCTCCAGAGATGGAGACGAGGATTCCGGTGGGGAATCGAGATGGGGCTGGTTCGGATCATCGGCTGTCGGAGTCAAGTGTTCCGCAGCATTGTCCAAGACCCGGGCCTGACGTTCTGCCATGTGGAGCAGATACTGATATTCCATGGCTTTCTTTTGCAACCGGTAACGCAGAATCAGGTTGAGGGGGAAGTACAGCAACCCCAGGGCGAGAACGCCGATGACCAAATAAGTGGCCCAGAGACCCAAAAAGGTAAAGATTTGCCTTAATATCGGCAGCACCCGATCCAGCCGTACTAAGGCGTAAATAACCGATATTAAGAATACCAATCCCAGCAGGTAAGAAACTCTGGACCATTTGCAGGCCAGCCAGTGGTAGCGCCTGGCCTGCTGATCTTTAGGGAGGGTTTCCGAAGAGGAATTGAAGGTATCGAAGCCTTTGACGATTAACCCAAAAAGAAACATCATCACAATGGGGGCAGTGAAGGCCGCCACCAGGTATTCCTTCCAGGGAAAAGGGACTACCGTCACCTGTTCCGAAAACACCCCGGCGTCGATCTGCCAGATCAGGGTTACCAGGAAGATGAGTAACTCGACGATGATCACCAGGATGATGAAACTATTAAAGATATATTTCTTCTCAACCGGGTCATGCAGGTCAAAAAACCTGCCCATAATTTTCCTTCCGATAAATGTTCTTAAAATATTTTTGACTGAGAACCGAAACCAAGAACTGTTTTTTTCTAACCCCGATTCATTTATTTAATACATGAGTAATAATTTATCAATTTGTATCATGCGGGGGGCGGAACTTCAAGGGCAATCCCTGGATCGGAGTTCGCTGACAGGTTTGATTGGCCCAAGCAGCCCAAGAAGAATTATCGGGCAGGCAATATTTTATTTATTTCCATCAGGTAGAGCCAGGCGGCCAGGGCCAACAGCAGTCCGTCTTCCAACATGGCCAGGAACCCGACCTGCCTCTCGGAAAACAATCCGCAGCCACAATCGATATTCAGACCCCGCAGCATGGTGACGGCCAGGACGATCATGAAAATTACCAGTACCGTCTGAATCAACAGCAGGCAACTGCGCGGTTTGATACCCAGGAGCAGCAGGGCACCGCTGACCATTTCCACCCAGGGTACGATGGCGACGGTCAGGCCGACCAAGGGGTGAGGCAGGAGTTGGTAGGCCATTACGGTTTCGGTAAACTGGTAAGGGTAAGAATATTTTTGCAATCCGGCATAGACAAAAACGCTCCCCAGGGCCAGTCGCAGCAAGAAGGTTAGGAAGCGTTTAGTACCCGATGTCAACCGGGTACCCGGCCTCATCCCAGGCACGAAATCCCTCCAAGAATGCCATAACGTTAATAAAGCCTCGGGCCTGGAGAACCTCCGCCACTTCCAGACTGGCATCGCAGTTTTTCTGCCCACAATATACCACGATCTGACGCTGCCGGTCGATACCTGCTAAGGTATCGACACCCTGGTGGTTCAGACGGTCGGCGGTCAGGTTGACGGCTCCGGCGATGTGCAGTTCATTAAATTCGGGCTCTGGGCGAGCATCGATGAACACCGTGTCCCCTTGGCGGTACAGGGCGTAGGCCTGCTCCAGGTTGACGGTTTTAATCTCTGGGAATTCTGACTGCCGATACTGCTCCCGCCAGTGCTCCAACCGAGCCGCCAGATCGCCCTGGAATCCATGACGCACCAGTGACCAGTGGGCCATGAGGCCCAACGCCGCGGCTACCAAGAATATAAATATTCCCCAGGTCAAATCCTGGGCCAGCAATCGACGCCACAAAGTCAGTTACTACCCAAACCAGATTCTGGGTTAGAATCCCTTGGGTTGCCAATCTGATCAGGGCTGGCCTCGCTGGCGGCATAGAATTTTTTGCCCTGAAAATAGAAGCGCAGGGGGATAAAACCCTCGGCTTCCCGAGGCCAACCGCCTTCCTTGCTATGCCGGAAGTAACGCCATACCCGGCCGTCTTTGAGATCGGCCAAGAAGGTCTGGTTGTTCCCCGAGATCAGCAGGAAACGATGACTCTGAGCCATGGAGGGAGCACCTTGAATCTCGGCTCCGCTGCCTTTCAGCGCCTGAATACTAAATTCTTTGTTTTTTAAGGCTGCTTCTATCTGATTGGCCACCTTTTGATCAAGAAAAGGGCTATACAGCCAAAAAACCGTGGTGCCTACAATGCCCAACAGTATGGCCAAAAAAAATGTCCATCCTGTGCTTTTTGCCACGATACCCCCTTTTCCAGTTCAGGGGCCTGAACTGGATGACATTAAATATTTCACTTTACAATTTTACTTTCTGAGGATAATCAATCCAAGGAACTTAATGAAAAAGTAGATGATCAGCAGTCAATTTATAATAAAAATCAAAGAGGCCCTTATGCATCCTGAGCGCAACCGGCCCGTTTCGGCCCTGGCCTTTGATTTAGGTAATGTCTTGGTTCGGGTCGACCAGATGAAACTGGCCGGCTGGTTAGCCCCACACACCCAAGCCGCCCCAGAGGAGATATTAGCCCTGACTTTTGCCAGTTCCCTCAAAGCCGATTATGATTGCGGTCGTTTATCCTCCCAGGTATTCTATCAGCAGCTAATGGACCGCTTAAATTGTTTACTGCCCTATGAGCAATTCTGCCAGTATTGGACCGGCATTTTTTCCCCCTGGGAGGGCATGCAGACGGTAGTGGCCCGGCTACAAGAACGGTATCCTTTATTTATCGTTTCTAATACTGATCCTCTCCACTTTGAGTATGTCTTAGCCAATTTTCCGGTGCTACGCCATTTCAGCCGCTTTATTCTTTCTTATCAACTGGGTAGCCAGAAGCCGGAGCCAGGTATTTACCAGGCCCTGATTGCAGCTTTGGAAACCTCCCCGGAGCAGTGCCTGTTCATCGACGACCAGCTCCCCAATGTCGAGGCGGCCCGACAGCATGGCCTCCAGGCCTGGCAGTTTTTTTCCGCTGCCGATCTGATTGATCGTCTTTCCAATCATGGACTGTGGTAGGCTGCTGCTCTATTTTACCAATTACACCAGGGATACCAGTCATTATCTAGTAGGGGGTACCAGTTGCCTTTTCTAACTGGGCCATTGCCACCTTATGGTCATAAAGGCTGCGGATGTGTTTCAATTCAGAATCATAAAATTGGACCTGGGCATCAGTCACTTCAATAATAGAACCAACCCCGGCCTGGTAACGTCCCCGGGCCAGCCTCAGGTTTTCTCTGGCGGCCTCCAGGGCCTTGGCCGTGGCCCGGATTTTTTCTGCTGCAGCTATTAGGTCCAGGTAACTCTGCTCGACTTCCTTGGTGATATCCTGCCGGATCACCTGTTCCTTGGCTTCCACCGACTGCAGTGTTGACCTGGCCCGACGAACATCGTTTACAGTTGACAAGCCCTCGAATAAGGGGAAGGTAACCCCCACCCCGATGGTCCAGCCCTCTCGCAATGGGTAATCGCTGCCTCGCCAGCTATGGGTTCCGGCAGCGCTGAGGGTAGGAAAATATCCGGACCGGGCGATCTGGACCGCAGCTTTGGATGATTCTTGCTGGGAAAGATTTTTCAGGAGTTCCGGACGCCTTTGGAAGGCTAACTTTTTGGCCTCCTTCAGGCTAATGGGAATAGGTTGAACATCCAGGATATCTTTTAGATCGCTGTAGGGCCAGGTCTCGAGTCCTAAAGCGTTCATCAATTCCACTTTGGAGAGCTTGAAGGTGTTTTTGGCCTGGATCAGGGCCGACTCGGCATCGTAAAGGTTGGCTTCGGCTTTGGCCACGTCGATTTTGGCCCTGATGCCCACTTTATAAAAGCCCTGGGCCTGCCGTACCAGTTCCTGATTAAGCACAACGTTTTTTTGGCTCACCTCGGCGGCCCGTTTGGCGGCTAAGTAGCCAAAATAAGCGGTCTTGGCCTTGAGCACTACCTGTTGCCGGGTATTGGCGTAGTCCTGATTGGAGGCCTGATAATTGGCCTGGGATTCGGCCACCTGACCGGATGTTTTACCAAAATCGTAAAGCAACTGGTTCAGGGTAAAGCGATGCGAAAAATAATCTCCCGGGCCTCCCCCTCTGGAGGGCAGATAAAAAGAGCCGGCACCGGAAGGGCTGCTCAGAAAGGTGGTGTCGAAATCAGTAGTTCTACCCCCATACAACGTCCCATAGTCGTATCCCGAAGTATATTTGAGCTGAGGAAAATAATTGGCCCGCGCAATGCCGATCTGGGCCTTGGCGGCCTGGGCCTTTTCCCGGAATTCGATGATCGACGGGTGGTTTTTTAACGCTACCTCAATGGCCTGTTTTAAAGTCAGCATTTCGTCCGATTGCCGGGGCTGGGGCCAACCTGGAGTACAACTCCCCAACCATAGCCAGACAGTGAATCCAATAATTAACAGCCTCACGCTTCCCTCGCCGACAAGCTGAAAATTTTAGGAAAACACTTGATTAAGATACTTGGTTAGAAAGGATAGTCAAGCTTTTTCTGAGGATTAGCGGGTATTCCGGTTTCTCTCTAAGCCTGCCTGGTTATGCCCCTGGAATGCAATGAACGGTTAATCCAGGGTCTGACGGTAAAGCTTCAGCCCCACTGCCAGGGTGCCGATCAAAAACAGGGCAATGGGCCAGATGTGGGGCCAAGCCTCACTCAGCCCATTGCCTTTGAGCAGAATGCCCCGCACCAACCGGAGGTAATGAGTCAGAGGTAAGATTTCACCAAGCCATTGCGCCCACCTAGGCATGCCCCGGAAAGGGAACATGAAACCAGAAATCAGAACAGATCCCCAAAGGCAATATAGGCCAGCCGGTGACATCTTTGGGCTTCATCCATGTAATGGGTGCTGATCAGAGCGGTGATGCCTTGGGAGGACAAGTTGTGTGTCTCATCCCAAAAATCCCGGCGGGCCCCGGGATCTATCGCGGCAGTAGGTTCGTCTAGCAACAACAGCTTAGGTTCATGCAAGATGCAACTTGCCAATGCCAAACGTTGTTTCCAGCCGCCGGCGGCCCGCATCAGGAAGCAGCAACCCGCAGAGCATGCGAACGTCGATCACCAGTTCCGTTTCAGTCAGGCAATGCTCTGGTTTAACCAGCGATACATCCACCGGTTGCCCGGGGTGAAAGCGAGTGGCAACCTCGGGTTCGGGTCGGGCCTCGATCAGAAAGACCAGTTTAGCCCGGCTCTGGCTGGAATAAATCACCGGCGGGGCCCCACTCACCCTGATAATATAATGGTCAAAAACCAGTCCGGCCTGGGGAGCCGTCTGGATTTTTTAATCCAGGTTCCACTGCAGTTGGGCCAATCTGGCCCGGGCTGCCTTGACCTCAGCCTGTGTTGCTTTGACAGCGTCGCTCCGGCCACCAAGATGGCCGGTTTTTAGGTCGGCCTCTACTTCCTTAACCTGAGCACGGTCTCTTTCTTATTGGCTGCACGCCTTGTCCAGGCTTTCCTTAGCAATGGTGCGTCTCTGATAAAGCTTTTGCCGCCCTCAGGGCCAAGTTAAACCAAGCCGCCAGCCCAATTAATACCATCACTAGCAAAAATATCCAGGAAAGACAATATCTTGCCATTTGCTCAGGGTGGGCCGCCCTCAATCCCGGATCGACTCCAGGGCAACCGCCAATCGCTGTAGCACCTCCTCCTTGCCCAGAATATCCATGATCTCAAAGAGTCCGGGGCTGGCGGTTTTGCCGGTTAAGGCCACCCGCACCGCCTGGGCTAGAGCCACCATCTTGAGGCCGGAGCGCTTTTGCACCTCAGTAAAGATCCGATTGAGGTCTTCTTCCCGCAATTCAGGCAGGGTCGCCAGTCGGGTCCGGATCTCGGCCAGAACCGGCCGGATTGTCGGGGTGAGGAATTTCTGGGCCGCTTTTTCCTCATAGGGCCGGGGATCCCGAAAATAGAACCGTGCCATTTCGGCCATTTCCACCAGGGTGTGGGCCCGGGGCTTCAAGGTCGCCACCACCCGGGTCAGATAATTTACATCATTAGTTAGTATACCCTGCTGAGCCAGGAAATTTCTCAATGACCGGGCCAGTTTGTCATCCGCGGTTTCCCGGATATAATGGCCGTTGAGCCACAGAAGTTTGTCGGCGTTGAAGATTCCGGCGGATTTGCTGACCTGATCCAGGGAAAAGTAGTTGATCAACTCCTCTCGGGAAAAGATTTCCTGATCGCCATGCGACCAGCCCAAACGGGCCAGATAATTGACCAGGGCCTGGGGCAAAAAACCCATGTCCCGGTAAGCCAGCACCGACAAGGCGCCATGGCGCTTGGAGAGTTTGGCCTTGTCCGGCCCCAAAATCATCGGGATGTGGGCAAATTGGGGGCAAGCCGCGCCCAGGGCCTGATAGAGGAGTATCTGCCGGGGAGTGTTGGGAATGTGGTCATCCCCCCGGATAACATGGGTTATCTCCATGGTGAGATCATCGACCACCACCGCAAAATTGTAAGTCGGAATGCCATCGGCCCGAAGCAGAACCAGATCATCAAGCTCCTGATTATCAAAGGCGATGGGGCCTTTAGTCAGATCGTGCCAATGGGTGCTGCCTGTCTGGGGAGAGCGGAAGCGGACCGCAGTATTGGCGCTCGGCCCCAGGTTCCGATTACGACAGTGGCCATCATAGCGGGGATTCTCGCCCCGGGCCAAGGCGGCCCGACGTTTTTCCTCCAACCGCTCGGGTGGACAGTCACAGTAATATGCAGCCCCCGCAGCTAATAAGCGTTTGACGAAATCGTGATAGAGCTCGAGACGGGAGGATTGGTAATAGGGGCCTTCATCCCAGTCCAGACCCAGCCATAGCAGGCTTTCCAGGATGTCTTCTTCATAACGCGCTTCGGAGCGGGCCACATCGGTATCTTCGATACGCAGCACGAAGACTCCCTGGTGGTGCCGGGCAAAGAGCCAGTTAAACAGGGCGGTGCGCGCCCCGCCCAAATGAAAGTAGCCGGTGGGACTGGGAGAAAAACGGGTTCGAATGAGGGCCATATTGCTGAACTCCCTGAACAGGCAAAAATTGCATGGCCTATTTATATCATAACGCGTCGAGGGTAAACAAATAATACGATGATCTCTTAAACTCTGCCCTGAGAGAGGTTTAGGTAGGGGACCCGCAGATCAGCCTGAGCTGTTTGCCTTCCATTGCTCTTATTAATTCCAAATGATGGAAAGTGATATTTCAAATTGAAATAAACCATTGACCTTAACTTTTGGTTCAAATAAAATAGATGACAGAAACAGTCTCCAGTTTATCGAAAACTATCAGGATTTTTAGAGGAGAAGACTATGGCGGCTCGCCGTTCCCCATCCCCCCAGATCACTGAATTGATTTTGGACAGCCTAGCGGAAGGGGTATTTACGGTGGACAAGGATTTTACCATTTTGAGTTTCAATGCCGCGGCTGAGGAGATCACCGGCATCTCCCGGCAGGACGCCCTGGGCCAGAAATGCTATGAGGTGTTGCGGGCCAATATCTGTCAGCAGCGCTGTCCTTTGGAAGAGAGCATCGCCAGTGGCCGGGCCCGGTTAGAAGTAGATGTGGACATCCTGGACAGCCAGGGCCGCCGGGTACCCCTGAAAATCTGCACCACGGTGTTAAAAAATCAAAACGGTCAGGTAATCGGTGGGGTGGAGACCTTCCGCGATCTGTCGGCCCTAGAGTCGCTGCGCAAAGAACTCACCAAGCAATATACCATTCAGGATATTCTGGCCAAAAGCCCGGCCATGCAAGATATTCTGGCCATTTTGCCCGATCTGGCCCCGAGCGACGCCACCGTGCTCTTGGAAGGGGAATCCGGCACCGGCAAAAATTTGGTCTCCCGGGCTTTGCATGAGTTGAGCCACCGCCAGACTGGGCCGTATGTGGTGGTCAACTGTAGCGCCCTGCCCGATCCCTTGCTGGAATCCGAGCTTTTCGGTTATGTCAAGGGGGCCTTCACCGATGCCAAACAGGACAAACCGGGACGCTTTGCCGCGGCCCAGGGCGGCACCCTGTTGCTGGACGAAGTCGGAGAATTGTCGCCCGCCATGCAGGTCAAGCTGCTGCGGGTGCTGGACGACAAGGAATATGTCCCCTTGGGGAGCAATACCCCTATCCGGGCCGATGTCCGGGTGATCGCCGCCACCAACAAGGTCTTGAAGGACGAGGTGCGCCAGGGGCGCTTTCGCCCCGACCTATATTATCGTCTCAATGTGGTGCGGCTGCGCCTACCTCCGCTCCGGCAACGGCGGGAGGATATCCCGCTGTTGGTTGACTTCTTCATTCGTAAACATCGCGCCTTGAAAGGCAAACGGCTGACCGGGGTGACTCCGGAGGTTTTGGAACGGTTGTTGCGCTATGAGTTTCCCGGTAATGTTCGCGAACTGGAAAACATCATTGAACATGGGGTGGTGCTGTGCCGGGGGGAACGCCTGGAACTGCGCGACCTCCCGGAGGAATTGAGGGAGCTTTCCAACCCCGCCACCGGGTTAGGGTCCACGGCTTCGACCCTGGCGGCCTCAGAGGCCCGACTCATTGCCGACACCCTGGCCCAATACCAGGGCCAGCGGGGGCGGACTGCCCAGGCGCTGGGCATTGCTCCTTCCACCCTGTGGAGAAAAATGCAAAAATACGGGTTGCTGGCCCCGGCTTCCAGTTCCCGTCACCGCAGTAAATAATTCATAATGAATTAAATTAATTCATTATGAAATAATAATTTCTCGCCAGTAATTTTGAGACGATTATTATTAAATAATATGGCCTAGTTACAAACAGGTTTCTTTGGTCTTAAATTTGCATTTCCTTAATAAATGTGAGGCGTTTTTTAAAAGTGGCGATTCCGGTATTTCGCGGCCGGGTGGCACCAAGATTTGACCATGCCCGGGAGGGTTGGGTTTTTACCTTGTCACCGCGGGGCTATCATGATTTGCAGGTGCTTTATTGGGGAGCCGAAAGTGAGGCGGAACGGGTCCGACAACTGCGCCAGACAGGGGTTCGGGTATTAATCTGCGGAGCTATCGAAGACTGGCTCCTGGGCTATGTGCGGCACTGGGGTATGGTGGGCATACCTTGGGTGCAAGGCGAGGTCTATACCGTGTTACAAAAATTTTTGCAGGGCTGCTGGTGGGGGCAAGACCCCCGACTGGAGGCCTGGACAAGGAGGTTTACGATGCCCGATGGTAGAGGGAGGGGTCAGGGACCGGGTCCTAAAGGTGGTGGCGGTCCGGGGCGTGGTG
The window above is part of the Deltaproteobacteria bacterium genome. Proteins encoded here:
- a CDS encoding energy transducer TonB — encoded protein: MINAERRYLGRIRARLQQYKKYPALSRQRGHEGVVRVSFTLAPSGTLMGGVRIVSSSGHHLLDRQARECVLAAAPFPPFPPTLHKTRLTIIVPIAFRLTHGDS
- a CDS encoding biopolymer transporter ExbD; this translates as MTFLRRRRSLPSLDIAPLVDVVFLLLIFFLLCSTFVMPALKLTLPQARNQQYPPPQELVVSVDRQGNFYVNQEPVPEDHLRDRLQTRLAALKEKRLTFRGDARSEYHNFVKVLDLAQELGVEDISLVHDREKVP
- a CDS encoding MotA/TolQ/ExbB proton channel family protein — its product is MISLFDKGGPIMWPILACSILALAIILERAYFFLRYSNNYKSFMAQLLAQLQDQNPASALNFCRQRHDPLAVMAQTYLETYQQPPELQSEIVKLRGSEEMERVERFLRGLATIGYLTPLLGLFGTVTGMIQAFRQLQALGTQADVTALAGGIWEALLTTAFGLLVALPTLAAYHYFDSLAGRMANHMEFVVVRLKEALMMSGERLQPNSGKAGYLPLSPKKSP
- the rtcA gene encoding RNA 3'-phosphate cyclase, which produces MLVVDGSYGEGGGQILRTALSLAALRGQSVRIENIRARRPKPGLRPQHLTAVQALARITQAEIRGAEIGSTDLTFKPRGVIPGNYSFDVAERTRSAGSVTLVAQALLAPLALAASPAVLTLKGGTHVPWSPPAHYLSLVFFPALQELGLSVRLELLKWGWYPRGGGEIRVHIQPAKAFQSAYWTTPPETAAFRGLSAAANLPEHVINRQRDRLTARLGWPVPIEPVQAPSPGPGSLVFLWGPQAGFSALGARGKRAETVADEVADAFFKFQSRRAAVDCHLADQIVLYLGLAKDPSVIRTEEITSHLLTNIFVIEQFLGPKFNIDGQLGAPGLISTLRGRY
- a CDS encoding dodecin domain-containing protein; its protein translation is MANQNNVARVTHIIAESPTSFEDAVRVGFERANKTLRGITGLRIAEQRVSVKEGKIDAFRVRMEVIFILED
- a CDS encoding DoxX family membrane protein, giving the protein MTSGTKRFLTFLLRLALGSVFVYAGLQKYSYPYQFTETVMAYQLLPHPLVGLTVAIVPWVEMVSGALLLLGIKPRSCLLLIQTVLVIFMIVLAVTMLRGLNIDCGCGLFSERQVGFLAMLEDGLLLALAAWLYLMEINKILPAR
- a CDS encoding rhodanese-like domain-containing protein encodes the protein MWRRLLAQDLTWGIFIFLVAAALGLMAHWSLVRHGFQGDLAARLEHWREQYRQSEFPEIKTVNLEQAYALYRQGDTVFIDARPEPEFNELHIAGAVNLTADRLNHQGVDTLAGIDRQRQIVVYCGQKNCDASLEVAEVLQARGFINVMAFLEGFRAWDEAGYPVDIGY
- a CDS encoding HAD family phosphatase is translated as MHPERNRPVSALAFDLGNVLVRVDQMKLAGWLAPHTQAAPEEILALTFASSLKADYDCGRLSSQVFYQQLMDRLNCLLPYEQFCQYWTGIFSPWEGMQTVVARLQERYPLFIVSNTDPLHFEYVLANFPVLRHFSRFILSYQLGSQKPEPGIYQALIAALETSPEQCLFIDDQLPNVEAARQHGLQAWQFFSAADLIDRLSNHGLW
- a CDS encoding TolC family protein, with translation MLTLKQAIEVALKNHPSIIEFREKAQAAKAQIGIARANYFPQLKYTSGYDYGTLYGGRTTDFDTTFLSSPSGAGSFYLPSRGGGPGDYFSHRFTLNQLLYDFGKTSGQVAESQANYQASNQDYANTRQQVVLKAKTAYFGYLAAKRAAEVSQKNVVLNQELVRQAQGFYKVGIRAKIDVAKAEANLYDAESALIQAKNTFKLSKVELMNALGLETWPYSDLKDILDVQPIPISLKEAKKLAFQRRPELLKNLSQQESSKAAVQIARSGYFPTLSAAGTHSWRGSDYPLREGWTIGVGVTFPLFEGLSTVNDVRRARSTLQSVEAKEQVIRQDITKEVEQSYLDLIAAAEKIRATAKALEAARENLRLARGRYQAGVGSIIEVTDAQVQFYDSELKHIRSLYDHKVAMAQLEKATGTPY
- a CDS encoding ABC transporter permease; this encodes MSPAGLYCLWGSVLISGFMFPFRGMPRWAQWLGEILPLTHYLRLVRGILLKGNGLSEAWPHIWPIALFLIGTLAVGLKLYRQTLD